One genomic window of Sebaldella sp. S0638 includes the following:
- a CDS encoding endonuclease VIII: MLEIPESFNLAKQLNQTVKDKVIKNVIAAQSPHKFAFYFNDNPNGYNALLSGKKIEHAVPVAGQVEITAENTRIIFTDGVNARYLAPNEKIPEKHQLLIEFYDNSHIVCTVQMYGVLHAFIQGENDNPYYHMAKDKPSPLSEDFDIKYFEKIVSATKPTLSAKALLATEQRIPGLGNGVLQDILFISGINPKTKIKFLDDSDIKKLFQNIKEVLAKMTENGGRDTEKDLFGNYGNYKTVLSAKTYKEPCPVCKNAVMKQAFLGGNIYFCPVCQPLKV; the protein is encoded by the coding sequence ATGCTGGAAATACCGGAAAGTTTTAATCTTGCAAAACAATTGAATCAGACTGTAAAAGATAAAGTTATAAAAAATGTTATTGCTGCTCAGTCTCCACATAAATTTGCATTTTATTTTAATGATAATCCCAATGGTTATAATGCCCTGCTTTCAGGAAAGAAAATAGAGCATGCCGTTCCTGTGGCAGGACAGGTAGAAATCACTGCTGAAAATACACGAATTATATTTACAGACGGAGTAAATGCAAGATACTTGGCACCTAATGAAAAAATCCCTGAAAAACACCAGCTTCTTATAGAGTTTTATGATAACTCACATATTGTCTGCACTGTTCAGATGTATGGTGTTCTTCACGCATTTATTCAAGGGGAAAATGATAATCCTTATTATCATATGGCGAAAGATAAACCGTCTCCTTTGTCAGAAGACTTTGATATCAAATATTTTGAAAAAATAGTGTCTGCTACAAAACCGACATTGTCAGCAAAAGCTCTTCTCGCCACGGAACAGCGCATTCCGGGTCTTGGAAACGGAGTATTACAGGATATTTTATTTATTTCGGGAATTAATCCTAAAACTAAAATAAAATTTCTTGATGATTCTGATATAAAAAAACTTTTCCAAAATATTAAGGAAGTATTAGCTAAAATGACTGAAAACGGAGGGCGTGACACAGAAAAAGATTTATTTGGAAATTACGGAAATTACAAAACTGTTTTATCTGCCAAAACTTATAAAGAGCCTTGTCCGGTTTGTAAAAACGCAGTTATGAAACAGGCTTTTCTCGGAGGGAATATTTATTTCTGCCCTGTATGTCAGCCTTTGAAAGTATAA